From a single Metopolophium dirhodum isolate CAU chromosome 6, ASM1992520v1, whole genome shotgun sequence genomic region:
- the LOC132946211 gene encoding histone-lysine N-methyltransferase Suv4-20-like, protein MKPQELCDIDDLATSLVVDVFLGFNTHKMNTEHKERYKCKSHLKPVIDEFIKNQSMKIAFDSFWNRKYIPDHLFKASYKKLVRDHIERYMGMFYLDSGFRIEPCYRYSLENKVGAKVNATSHWHKDGIIKRLVGCVAELTEKEEDEILHIGKNDFSVMYSCRKKCAQLWLGPAAYINHDCLANCKFVPNDKGTACVKVLRDIKPGDEITCFYSANFFGENNVNCECCSCEKLCKGAFKTNEEQPKLGRYNFRQTNGRSNSYRSPDKSKKVKEPKTPQKKKNVVLEPCTPNKNPEVDKGEALLGSPYTKIIQKTRGLDLDQASKSPEK, encoded by the coding sequence ATGAAGCCTCAAGAACTATGTGATATTGATGACTTAGCTACATCCCTTGTTGTCGATGTTTTTCTCGGATTTAATACTCACAAAATGAACACAGAACATAAAGAAAGGTATAAATGTAAATCACATTTAAAACCTGTTATTgatgaattcataaaaaatcaaaGTATGAAAATAGCTTTTGATTCTTTTTGGAATCGAAAATATATACCTGATCATTTATTCAAAGcgtcttataaaaaattagtcAGAGACCATATTGAAAGATACATGGGAATGTTTTATTTGGATTCTGGTTTTCGAATTGAACCATGTTACAGATACTCTTTAGAGAATAAAGTAGGTGCCAAAGTAAATGCCACCAGTCATTGGCATAAAGATGGAATTATTAAACGACTAGTTGGTTGTGTGGCCGAGTTGACAGAAAAAGAAGAGGATGAAATATTGCATATTGGTAAGAATGATTTTTCAGTGATGTACAGCTGTCGCAAAAAGTGTGCTCAACTTTGGCTGGGCCCGGCAGCGTATATCAACCATGATTGTCTGGCCAATTGTAAGTTTGTACCTAATGACAAAGGAACGGCCTGTGTTAAAGTACTCAGAGATATTAAACCTGGTGATGAAATAACATGCTTTTATAGTGCTAATTTCTTTGGTGAAAATAATGTTAACTGTGAATGTTGCTCATGTGAAAAGTTGTGTAAAGGagcttttaaaacaaatgaagaaCAACCAAAATTGGGACGGTACAACTTCAGGCAAACTAATGGTCGAAGCAATTCTTACCGGTCTCCAGATAAAAGCAAAAAAGTAAAGGAACCAAAAACACCTCAAAAGAAAAAGAATGTGGTTTTGGAACCTTGTACTCCAAATAAAAACCCTGAAGTTGACAAGGGTGAAGCTTTGCTTGGATCGCCATACACAAAAATAATCCAAAAGACAAGAGGCTTAGATTTGGACCAAGCGTCCAAATCACCAGaaaagtaa
- the LOC132946212 gene encoding retinal rod rhodopsin-sensitive cGMP 3',5'-cyclic phosphodiesterase subunit delta has translation MGPKPEDILNGFQVNWMNLRDADTGVILWQGTEDLSLPDKEHEAKVPKKILKCRAVSREINFSSVEPMEKLRLQQKVLFKGRCLEEWYFEFGFVIPNSTNTWQSLIEAAPESQMMPANVLNGNIVIETNFYDDDLLISSSKVRLYYV, from the exons ATGGGACCAAAACCCGAGGACATTTTAAATGGATTCCAAGT CAATTGGATGAATTTAAGAGACGCAGATACGGGAGTTATATTATGGCAAGGCACCGAGGATCT aTCATTACCCGACAAAGAACACGAAGCCAAAGTACCAAAAAAGATATTGAAGTGTAGAGCTGTATCCAGGGAGATAAATTTTTCATCTGTAGAACCTATGGAAAAACTAAGGTTACAACAAAAAGTACTGTTTAAG GGTCGTTGTCTTGAAGAATGGTATTTTGAATTCGGTTTTGTTATTCCTAACTCCACTAACACTTGGCAGTCGCTTATTGAAGCAGCACCAGAATCACAAATGATGCCTGCAAATGTACTAAA tggtAATATTGTGATAGAAACAAATTTCTATGATGACGATCTGCTGATATCATCATCAAAAGTTCGACTGTATTATGTTTAA
- the LOC132946844 gene encoding E3 SUMO-protein ligase ZBED1-like, with the protein MNVIESWNLNNKITGISHDNAANISNAVKLFYDQDIYSNRCAAHTLQLAVKKCLDLNTCRPLLKTASKIVASFRQSSKRTYALENYLAEKECKKLNLVQSCPTRWNSTLGMLERLLELRSAVVVIMSDRTLFNSKIAKDQELLEEDWEKIEILVTLLKPLKTATTVLCADQNVTISMVLPIVKSLIVKHYKPNNLDSRFSTLFKETIIHELSTRFSVQIDVDNDCEREISITQMASILDPRYKNMSFESSENIKNRIKQIVRSKMVLLSRNTDVRIPTEKRTALDELLEEEPNNDTDEFSRYMAEFQINHNADPCAWWKDHENIYPTLAVLAKQILCIPASSASSERVFSTAGNILSPKRNRITPCHLSALVFLKQNNNF; encoded by the exons ATGAATGTTATTGAGTCttggaatttaaataataaaataacgggAATTAGTCATGATAATGCTGCAAACATTTCAAATGCTGTAAAACTATTTTACGATCAAGATATTTATTCAAATCGTTGTGCTGCTCATACACTACAATTAGCtgtgaaaaaatgtttagatttaaaTACATGTCGTCCTTTATTAAAAACCGCATCAAAAATTGTTGCTAGTTTTCGACAATCTTCTAAAAGAACATATGccttagaaaattatttagctgAGAAAGAGTGCAAAAAACTTAATCTTGTACAAAGTTGCCCTACACGTTGGAATTCTACTCTAGGTATGTTAGAACGATTGTTGGAACTTCGTTCAGCTGTAGTTGTCATTATGTCTGATCGGACACTTTTTAATAGTAAGATCGCGAAAGATCAAGAATTACTAGAAGAAGACTGGGAAAAAATAGAAATACTTGTTACTTTATTGAAACCATTAAAAACAGCAACAACAGTTTTATGTGCTGATCAAAATGTCACTATATCAATG GTTTTACCAATTGTTAAAAGTCTTattgtaaaacattataaaccCAATAATCTAGATAGTAGGTTTTCAACTCTATTCAAAGAGACCATTATTCACGAATTATCAACACGTTTTTCTGTACAAATTGATGTTGACAACGATTGCGAAAGAGAAATTAGTATCACTCAAATGGCTAGCATACTTGATCCTAGATACAAAAATATGTCATTTGAATCTtccgaaaatattaaaaatcgtattaaaCAAATAGTACGTTCAAAAATGGTTTTGTTAAGCAGAAATACTGATGTACGTATACCTACAGAAAAACGCACAGCACTTGATGAATTACTTGAAGAAGAACCAAATAATGATACTGACGAGTTTTCAAGGTATATGGCggaatttcaaataaatcataatgcAGATCCATGTGCATGGTGGAAAGATCATGAAAACATTTATCCAACGTTAGCCGTATTagctaaacaaatattatgtataccagcATCTTCTGCTTCATCAGAAAGAGTTTTTTCAACAGCCGGTAATATATTATCCCCAAAACGTAATAGAATTACACCATGCCATTTGTCAGccttagtttttttaaaacaaaataataatttttaa
- the LOC132946672 gene encoding uncharacterized protein LOC132946672 isoform X1, with protein sequence MKRSKVKKIILTNIVKSSKDSKHCYLCDAIKRTHEHYNISSLLITVSQWDTKGSSKIRSIQQFKCFVCNYNSNYFNNWKTHIMSNGHMSMCHTLDKVCSYFCEACKTLFYGSEMCISHHQKDAHDGNINLSSLSILMSELMSCLDIYSKHVYFCGICKIVSETPIHTSGKHLNNQKLYDCKYCNTTFLCNTEELDFHEASVEHLTFKCIYSIKEAIEVNSLKIQKQDKVTKTTHDLQTKLKPLELPLIILDRFQKTSKSMAKCNFCNVLIQWSTHRIVKHVNLCLNKGNLTSEMQAILITAYDCGACSFKTNSFFNFKLHVISPIHLTNSHTSGDFYSYFCTICNLYIYASKIQINDHLKRKHKTNMTDLPLLSTFLKDNYNYISNHPRSDFIDYYSDLDQQYCEKDFQCNVCKISFCMSNYEYNLHEISSEHILLKYFTPTKPSLVMKHSYGYENVQTTSSINANLIINNEALSNKCLSSTKADKSNPEEISVNKGHTNIKKRQLDMNTISENNKLFKNCNEIKSHSAISSTNSDHNIQQNVYIADDDGVKIADLNSTAEIEHAQEALHYVDVSTSSDDLRQKNIMYSKLKNTKMQNNIQSTDTQSNITRQYKQLHPTDPDQAYGQYVIERLKNIHNASLKSNIKIEIDALFCTYT encoded by the exons ATGAAGAGatctaaagtaaaaaaaattattcttaccAACATTGTCAAAAGTTCTAAAGATTCCAAACATTGTTACTTGTGCGATGCTATAAAGCGAACGCACGAACATTACAATATATCATCATTACTGATAACTGTCAGCCAATGGGATACTAAAGGATCAAGTAAAATAAGAAGTATTCAGCAATTTAAGTGTTTTGTATGCAACTataattctaattattttaataactggaAAACACATATCATGTCAAATGGACACATGTCTATGTGCCACACCTTAGACAAAGTATGTTCATACTTCTGTGAAGcttgtaaaacattattttatgggTCAGAAATGTGTATAAGTCATCATCAAAAGGATGCGCATGATGGCAACATTAATTTGTCtagtttatcaatattaatgtcTGAACTAATGAGTTGTTTGGATATTTATTCAAAGCATGTTTATTTTTGTGGTATATGTAAAATCGTTTCAGAAACACCAATTCATACTTCTgggaaacatttaaataatcaaaaattgtatgattgtaaatattgtaacacTACATTTCTATGTAACACTGAAGAATTAGATTTTCATGAAGCTAGTGTagaacatttaacatttaaatgtatttattcaataaaagaaGCTATAGAAGTAAACagtttgaaaatacaaaaacaagaCAAAGTTACAAAAACTACACATGATCTTCAAACAAAACTAAAACCATTAGAATTGCCATTAATTATATTGGACAGATTTCAGAAAACTTCAAAATCAATggcaaaatgtaatttttgtaatgttCTTATTCAATGGAGTACTCATAGAATAGTCAAACATGTAAATTTATGCTTGAATAAAGGAAATTTGACATCAGAAATGCAAGCAATTTTGATTACAGCTTATGATTGTGGAGCAtgtagttttaaaacaaattctTTCTTTAACTTTAAGCTTCATGTGATTTCACCTATACATCTCACAAATTCTCACACAAGTGGTGATTTCTACTCATATTTTTGTACCATTTGCAACTTATACATTTATGCttccaaaattcaaattaacGATCATTTGAAAAggaaacataaaacaaatatgactGATTTGCCtttattatctacatttttaaaagataattataattacataagcAATCATCCTAGATCTGACTTTATAGACTATTATAGTGATCTGGATCAACAATACTGTGAAAAAGATTTTCAATGTAATGTTTGCAAAATTTCTTTCTGCATGAGTAATTATGAGTATAACTTACATGAGATTTCCAGTGAacatattcttttaaaatattttactccaACAAAGCCTTCATTAGTTATGAAACATAGTTATGGATATGAAAATGTACAAACTACATCTTCTATAAATGCaaacttaattataaacaatgaaGCTTTAAGTAATAAATGTTTGTCTTCAACCAAAGCTGATAAAAGTAATCCAGAAGAAATTTCAGTAAATAAag gtcatactaatattaaaaaaagacaaTTAGATATGAATACCATTtcagaaaacaataaattgttcaaaaattgtaatgaaatcAAATCACATTCAGCAATATCATCTACTAATTCCGATCACAACATACAACAAAAT GTATACATTGCTGATGATGATGGTGTAAAGATAGCAGATTTAAATTCTACTGCAGAAATTGAGCATGCTCAAGAAGCCTTGCATTATGTAGATGTATCAACAAGTTCTGATGATCTGAGGCAGAAGAATATA atgtatagtaaacttaaaaatactaaaatgcaaAACAATATTCAGTCTACTGATACACAGTCCAATATTACAAGACAATACAAGCAACTACACCCAACAGACCCAGATCAAGCATACGGACAGTATGTTATAGAAagacttaaaaatatacataatgcatctcttaaaagtaatataaaaatagaaatagatGCTCTATTTTGtacatatacctaa
- the LOC132946672 gene encoding uncharacterized protein LOC132946672 isoform X2: MKRSKVKKIILTNIVKSSKDSKHCYLCDAIKRTHEHYNISSLLITVSQWDTKGSSKIRSIQQFKCFVCNYNSNYFNNWKTHIMSNGHMSMCHTLDKVCSYFCEACKTLFYGSEMCISHHQKDAHDGNINLSSLSILMSELMSCLDIYSKHVYFCGICKIVSETPIHTSGKHLNNQKLYDCKYCNTTFLCNTEELDFHEASVEHLTFKCIYSIKEAIEVNSLKIQKQDKVTKTTHDLQTKLKPLELPLIILDRFQKTSKSMAKCNFCNVLIQWSTHRIVKHVNLCLNKGNLTSEMQAILITAYDCGACSFKTNSFFNFKLHVISPIHLTNSHTSGDFYSYFCTICNLYIYASKIQINDHLKRKHKTNMTDLPLLSTFLKDNYNYISNHPRSDFIDYYSDLDQQYCEKDFQCNVCKISFCMSNYEYNLHEISSEHILLKYFTPTKPSLVMKHSYGYENVQTTSSINANLIINNEALSNKCLSSTKADKSNPEEISVNKENNKLFKNCNEIKSHSAISSTNSDHNIQQNVYIADDDGVKIADLNSTAEIEHAQEALHYVDVSTSSDDLRQKNIMYSKLKNTKMQNNIQSTDTQSNITRQYKQLHPTDPDQAYGQYVIERLKNIHNASLKSNIKIEIDALFCTYT, encoded by the exons ATGAAGAGatctaaagtaaaaaaaattattcttaccAACATTGTCAAAAGTTCTAAAGATTCCAAACATTGTTACTTGTGCGATGCTATAAAGCGAACGCACGAACATTACAATATATCATCATTACTGATAACTGTCAGCCAATGGGATACTAAAGGATCAAGTAAAATAAGAAGTATTCAGCAATTTAAGTGTTTTGTATGCAACTataattctaattattttaataactggaAAACACATATCATGTCAAATGGACACATGTCTATGTGCCACACCTTAGACAAAGTATGTTCATACTTCTGTGAAGcttgtaaaacattattttatgggTCAGAAATGTGTATAAGTCATCATCAAAAGGATGCGCATGATGGCAACATTAATTTGTCtagtttatcaatattaatgtcTGAACTAATGAGTTGTTTGGATATTTATTCAAAGCATGTTTATTTTTGTGGTATATGTAAAATCGTTTCAGAAACACCAATTCATACTTCTgggaaacatttaaataatcaaaaattgtatgattgtaaatattgtaacacTACATTTCTATGTAACACTGAAGAATTAGATTTTCATGAAGCTAGTGTagaacatttaacatttaaatgtatttattcaataaaagaaGCTATAGAAGTAAACagtttgaaaatacaaaaacaagaCAAAGTTACAAAAACTACACATGATCTTCAAACAAAACTAAAACCATTAGAATTGCCATTAATTATATTGGACAGATTTCAGAAAACTTCAAAATCAATggcaaaatgtaatttttgtaatgttCTTATTCAATGGAGTACTCATAGAATAGTCAAACATGTAAATTTATGCTTGAATAAAGGAAATTTGACATCAGAAATGCAAGCAATTTTGATTACAGCTTATGATTGTGGAGCAtgtagttttaaaacaaattctTTCTTTAACTTTAAGCTTCATGTGATTTCACCTATACATCTCACAAATTCTCACACAAGTGGTGATTTCTACTCATATTTTTGTACCATTTGCAACTTATACATTTATGCttccaaaattcaaattaacGATCATTTGAAAAggaaacataaaacaaatatgactGATTTGCCtttattatctacatttttaaaagataattataattacataagcAATCATCCTAGATCTGACTTTATAGACTATTATAGTGATCTGGATCAACAATACTGTGAAAAAGATTTTCAATGTAATGTTTGCAAAATTTCTTTCTGCATGAGTAATTATGAGTATAACTTACATGAGATTTCCAGTGAacatattcttttaaaatattttactccaACAAAGCCTTCATTAGTTATGAAACATAGTTATGGATATGAAAATGTACAAACTACATCTTCTATAAATGCaaacttaattataaacaatgaaGCTTTAAGTAATAAATGTTTGTCTTCAACCAAAGCTGATAAAAGTAATCCAGAAGAAATTTCAGTAAATAAag aaaacaataaattgttcaaaaattgtaatgaaatcAAATCACATTCAGCAATATCATCTACTAATTCCGATCACAACATACAACAAAAT GTATACATTGCTGATGATGATGGTGTAAAGATAGCAGATTTAAATTCTACTGCAGAAATTGAGCATGCTCAAGAAGCCTTGCATTATGTAGATGTATCAACAAGTTCTGATGATCTGAGGCAGAAGAATATA atgtatagtaaacttaaaaatactaaaatgcaaAACAATATTCAGTCTACTGATACACAGTCCAATATTACAAGACAATACAAGCAACTACACCCAACAGACCCAGATCAAGCATACGGACAGTATGTTATAGAAagacttaaaaatatacataatgcatctcttaaaagtaatataaaaatagaaatagatGCTCTATTTTGtacatatacctaa